A window of Haloarcula marismortui ATCC 43049 genomic DNA:
GACGAGGCCGAGACACGGATGGCGGCCCGGCTCTACGAGGATGTCCTCGATGGGCTGAAACAGAGTTCAAGCGTCGCGCTCGTCGACAGCCGGCGACTGCTCGGGACGCTTGTTGTCGTTATCCTGCTGAGTCTGGCGACAGTGCAGGTAGCCGTCGTGGACATCGGCCTGCTCGACCGCGACCCGGTCGAGACGGAGTCACCAAACGACCGGCCAAGCCAGTACGAGGGGCTCGAAGACGGCGACGCGATACTCGGCGACAGCGAGGACGTACAGGCGGGCGACGAGAACCTCACCGCCGAGATTGACTCGACGGGCGGCGACGAAGAAATCGACCGGAGTCAGTCGTTCCCGTCGTCGGACACCGAGGGGCCGGGGAGCGGCAGTGGGACAGTCGACAGCCAGCAGGCCGGGTTCGCCGGTCAGGAAGACGTCGAGGATGCGGACCTCATCCGCGAGTACAATCTCAGGATTCGAGATCAGGACACAGACGACGAGGACACCGACCCATGAGCCCAGAGCAAGACATCGACGAACTACAGCAGAAGATCGCGAACGCACGTGAACAGATCAGCACGCGGATCGTCGGTCAGGAGGCAGTACTGGAGCAACTGCTCATCTGTATCCTGGCCGACGGCAACGCCCTGCTCGAATCGAACCCAGGGCTTGGGAAGACGACGATGGTCCGGACCGTCGCGGAGGTGACCGACCTCCAATTCTCCCGGATTCAGAACACCCCGGACCTGATGCCGTCCGATATCACTGGGACCGAGATTATCCGCGAGACCGACAGCGGCCGCGAGTTCGTCTTCGAGAAAGGGCCGGTGTTCGCCAACGTCGTACTGGCCGACGAGATCAACCGGGCAACGCCGAAGACACAGGCCGCCCTGCTGGAAGCGATGCAGGAGAAACAGGTGACCGCCGCGGGCGAGACCTACGAACTGCCGCGCCCGTTCTTTATCCTGGCCACCCAGAACCCGATTGACCAGTCGGGGACCTACGCGCTTCCGGAGGCCCAGACCGACCGCTTCATGCTGAAGCTGCTGGTCGATTATCCGGACTACGACGAGGAACGGACTATCGTCGACATGTACACCGCTGGGGCAGAACAGGTCCCCGTTGAGCGGTCGCTGACCCGCTCAGAAATTCAGGCGATACAGCAACTGGTCCGTGAGATGCCTATCGCAGACGACCTGCGCGACCGGGCAGTCCAGCTCGTCCGCCGGACGCGCGAGGCCGACGACATCGAGTTCGGTGCCAGCCCGCGGGCGAGCATGGCACTCGTCCAGACGGCGAAGGCCCGGGCGTTCCTCCACGGCCGTTCGCACGTCACCGGCGAGGACATTGAGGCGCTGGCAGCCCCCGTGCTCCGCCACCGGATTATCGTTGACTTCCGGGCCGAGCGGGAGGGTCGAACGGCGGACGACCTCATCGCAGCCCTGCTGGAATGAGCGACTCAGTGACCGCGGTTCAGCGGGCGGCACAGCAAGAATGGGAGGGACAGTCGTGACTATCGAACCGGACTTTCTGGACGAACTCGGCCGGTTCACCGCCGCGCTGAACCGCCAGACGACCTCGATTCGGCAGGGCGACCAGCAGTCCCCGCGGGTCGGCGAGGGGCTCACGTTCAGCGATTACCGGCGGTACTCGCCGGGGGACGACACGCGACGGATCGACTGGAAGCTGTTTGCCCGCACAGAAGAGTACTTCATCAAGCAATACGAGGAAGAGCGGAGCCTGACCGTCCACCTGCTCGTCGACACGAGCGCGTCGATGGACTACGGCGACGCGACGAGTCACAAGTTCGAGTACGCCGCCAAGCTCGGGCTCGGCTTCGCCTACCTTACCGCGGAGGAAAACAACGACTTCCAGTTCTGCACGTTCCGCGACCGTGTGAACCGGATCGATACCGGCCAGTCGAACCGCGGCGAACTCCTCTCGCTCATCGACCAGTTGAACGAGATGACGCCCGGCGGGACGGCCGATTTCGAATCCGCGCTGGAAGCGTACGCCGAACGCATTCGGTCGCGCTCGCTCGTCGTCGTCTTCAGCGACTGTCTGGCCGACCCGGAGGCACTCGAATCCGGTATCGCCGCGCTCGCACGCAACGACGCCGACGTGTTGCTGGTCCGCGTGGTCGCGCCAGCGGAACGGGACCCTGGCGTCGTCGGTGACGTGCTGTTTGCCGACCCCGAGAGCGACGAGACACGCCGATCGTATTTCAGCGGCTCGCTGGCAGAGACGTACCAGTCGCGGCTCGACGCCCACATCGATTCGGTGTCAAACCGCGTTACGGCACTCGGTGCAGACCACGTACTGATCAATACCGGCGAAGACTACTTCGACTCGTTTGCGAGCATCTGGCTACAGTAGCAAAGCGGCAGCAAGGTCGGCTTACTCTGCGAGGATGTGTGCCGGCAGGTCGTCGCGGATGATCGTATCGCAGTACTCACAGCGGACACCGTCGTCGCCGACGGCAAAGCGCGAGTCGACGGGTTCGTTCTCGGTCGTGATGCAGTTGTGGTTCGGGCATTCGAGGACACCCTCGACGACCGACGGGCGCTCGACGCGGCCTTTTTCGACAACCTCGTAGTCGCGAATGATGTTGATCGTCGCCGCAGGGGCAATGAGCGAGAGCACGTCGACCTCGTTCTGTGAGAGTTCGCGGCCCTCAACCTTGACCACATCCTTGTGACCCAGGCGGTCCGAGGGCATATTCATCGCGACGGAGACGGAGTCGCCACTGGTGCCGTCAATGCCGAGAATCGCCAGGACGTTTAGCGCCTGTCCGCCCGCGATGTGGTCGATGACGGTGCCGTTCTGGATCTTCGAAACGCGGAGTTGCTGGTCGTTGTCGCTCATTGGTCGCCTCCGAGCATCAGGTCAAGCAGCGCCATCCGTACGGGAACACCGTTGTGGGCCTGCTGGAAGTACTGTGCGTGGGTGGTCTCGTCGACGTCGTGAGCGATCTCGTCAACGCGTGGGAGCGGATGCATCACGGTCAGGTCGTCTTTGGCCGCCGCAAGCGTGTCGCCGTCGATCTGGTACTGGCCGGCGACTTCGCGGTACTCGCTCTCGTCGGGGAACCGCTCGGCCTGGATGCGGGTCACGTAGAGCACGTCCAGTTCCGGGAGTATGTCGTCAAGTTCGGTGTGTTCGCGGATGCCTGCGCCGGCCTCGTGGAGGTCGTAGCGAACCGACCGCGGAAGCTGGAGCGACTCCGGGCTAATGAAGTGCTGGCTGGCGTCGACGGTCGTGAGTGCGTGGGCCAGCGAGTGGACGGTTCGTCCGTACTTCAGGTCGCCCATGATGCCGATAGTCAAGTCGTCGAAGCCGGCGTTTTCACGGATCGTGTAGAGGTCGAGCAGCGTCTGTGTCGGGTGCTGACCGGCCCCGTCGCCGGCGTTGACGAGCGGCACGTCGACGAACTCGCTCGCCATCTTCGCGGAACCCTCCATCGGGTGCCGGAGCACGAGCGCGTCGGTGTACCCCTCGACGACGCGGACAGTGTCAGCCAGTGACTCGCCTTTTTTCACGCTTGAGGACTCGACAGAGCCCATGTCGACGATGTCGCCGCCGAGGCGTTTCATCGCCGTTGTGAAGCTCATCTTCGTCCGGGTGCTCGGCTCGAAAAAGAGGAGGCCAAGCAGCGTGTCGCTGTGCCGGTCCGCGAACGCTCCCGGGTCAGCCGCGATGTCAGCCGCGTGGTCGAGCACCGTCTCGATGTCGCCCCGCGAGAGTTGTTTCGCGCTGATGATGTGGTCGTGCCGCATTTCACTCGATACCGCGCTCCGGACGCTCTTGAATCCCCCGACACGGGAATTGAACGGTCACTTACATCGTCAGGTTCGGCTTCGGGAACATCGTCGCTGGGTTCGAAAGCAAGGCCAGAGAGAGCCTAGCGGCCAAAATAACACAACGAGGCGACTCGTCAGGGGTTGCTCTGCCAGACATCGACGCGGGGCTCGGTGTACGCCTTGCCGACGATGTCCGGGACGCCGTCACCGTCGAGGTCGACGACCTTCGCCTCGTGGGTGGGGATGCCGGTGTTCAGTTCCTTCTGCTCAAAATTCCCCGCGCCGTCGTTGTGGAACACGAGCTGTCGCGGTTCGTGTCCGTCCTCTAGACCCATTTCTGCGACGAAGATATCGGGATTACCGTTACCGTCGAAGTCCGCCACGTCGAGGCTGTGCGGGTTCGAAAGGTCGTCGTGCAGCAGGGTCAGGTCCCACTCGGGTGGGTCGAACACGCCCAGCCTGGCCGGGCGGTCGTCGAGATACGGTTCGTCACCCTCGACGAGGATTATCTCTAGGTCGCCGTCGCCGTCAACGTCCTTGATAGCGACGCGAGTACACTGCCAGTCCTCGGCGATTGGCTCCCGGTCCCATCCGTCGGCCGTCCGGTGGAAGACGTTGGGGCCGGCGACGATTTCGACCGCACCGTCCCCGTCAATGTCCTCGACAGCGACGCCCTCAACATCGAGGTCCTCGGCGACGACGTGTCGGTTGGCCACCGGCCACGGTTCTCGCGTCGGGTCCGCAGGAATATCGTAGTAGAACACTGTCTTTGACTCCTGGGACAGCCCAACGACCTCGTTCTGTCCATCGCCGTCCACGTCCGCCACAGCGGTGTCGTGATATTTCTCGAAATCGTCGGTGATGAGCCGGCGCGTCCACTGCTTCCGTGGGTTGTCCGGTATCTCGAACCACCACAGTTTGTGCTGGTGGATGTTCTGGCCGGCGACCATATCCGGTCGGCCGTTCCCCGTGATGTCACCAAGCGAGCCACCGACGGATAGTTCCGGTGCGCTGGCAACGTCGTGGCGCTCCCAGCCGGGGTTTTCGTACCAGAACACGTTCGTCTGGAGCCAGCGGGCCAGCGGCCCCATACCGAATACGGACAGCAAGTCGACTGACTTGTCGACGAGTGGGAACTGGACCTCGTGCGTGTCGCCGAGCGCCCCGACGATGACGTCCGGTCGGCCGTTCCCCGTGAGGTCGGTTGTAAGACAGAAGCTCATCGTACTCGCCGGCGGCGAGGCTTCGATGCGCTCGTGGTGTAGGTTCATGTCCCAGCCCTTCGGGTACATCGGTATTGTTATAGCCGGGCTAACACCGGCCGACAGCGGCCACAACCTGAAACTGCGCCCGACAATGGAACCCAGCGCGTAAGGGTAGGCAACAGCCAACCGACGTAAGTCAGACCTTCCGGCCCAGTTTTGCGGTCACTGTTTGTGATTCATAGTACGAGGATTCAAAACCGATAGGCAGTCCACCCTCACTATGCTCGCAATCGCTGGCGGCAAGGGTGGCTGTGGCAAAACGACCATCGCCCTCGGGCTCGGTCAGGCACTGGGAACGCCCACCCGGCGGTCGCTAGTCGTGGACACCGACCGCGACATGCCGAACCTCCACCGTCGCGCTGGCGTCGCTCCGACACCCGGAATCGCTGATATCACAGCCTCGGCTGAGCCGACCGCAGTTGCCCAGCC
This region includes:
- a CDS encoding DUF7502 family protein; the encoded protein is MDKPDTNIGENGGEEPPESERAQARERMAAAIAEVRREGKKAAFVYAIVDAVLLFLLVNILLTVLSPAELPTQVSVPAAVTDPVEAAVGRSVPALSFPTGAVVGIAIGVCWLIGEYLYRVRQPLVEQFEAANANVTDALRTARDTVEDEAETRMAARLYEDVLDGLKQSSSVALVDSRRLLGTLVVVILLSLATVQVAVVDIGLLDRDPVETESPNDRPSQYEGLEDGDAILGDSEDVQAGDENLTAEIDSTGGDEEIDRSQSFPSSDTEGPGSGSGTVDSQQAGFAGQEDVEDADLIREYNLRIRDQDTDDEDTDP
- a CDS encoding AAA family ATPase, with product MSPEQDIDELQQKIANAREQISTRIVGQEAVLEQLLICILADGNALLESNPGLGKTTMVRTVAEVTDLQFSRIQNTPDLMPSDITGTEIIRETDSGREFVFEKGPVFANVVLADEINRATPKTQAALLEAMQEKQVTAAGETYELPRPFFILATQNPIDQSGTYALPEAQTDRFMLKLLVDYPDYDEERTIVDMYTAGAEQVPVERSLTRSEIQAIQQLVREMPIADDLRDRAVQLVRRTREADDIEFGASPRASMALVQTAKARAFLHGRSHVTGEDIEALAAPVLRHRIIVDFRAEREGRTADDLIAALLE
- a CDS encoding DUF58 domain-containing protein; translated protein: MTIEPDFLDELGRFTAALNRQTTSIRQGDQQSPRVGEGLTFSDYRRYSPGDDTRRIDWKLFARTEEYFIKQYEEERSLTVHLLVDTSASMDYGDATSHKFEYAAKLGLGFAYLTAEENNDFQFCTFRDRVNRIDTGQSNRGELLSLIDQLNEMTPGGTADFESALEAYAERIRSRSLVVVFSDCLADPEALESGIAALARNDADVLLVRVVAPAERDPGVVGDVLFADPESDETRRSYFSGSLAETYQSRLDAHIDSVSNRVTALGADHVLINTGEDYFDSFASIWLQ
- the pyrI gene encoding aspartate carbamoyltransferase regulatory subunit, which encodes MSDNDQQLRVSKIQNGTVIDHIAGGQALNVLAILGIDGTSGDSVSVAMNMPSDRLGHKDVVKVEGRELSQNEVDVLSLIAPAATINIIRDYEVVEKGRVERPSVVEGVLECPNHNCITTENEPVDSRFAVGDDGVRCEYCDTIIRDDLPAHILAE
- the pyrB gene encoding aspartate carbamoyltransferase produces the protein MRHDHIISAKQLSRGDIETVLDHAADIAADPGAFADRHSDTLLGLLFFEPSTRTKMSFTTAMKRLGGDIVDMGSVESSSVKKGESLADTVRVVEGYTDALVLRHPMEGSAKMASEFVDVPLVNAGDGAGQHPTQTLLDLYTIRENAGFDDLTIGIMGDLKYGRTVHSLAHALTTVDASQHFISPESLQLPRSVRYDLHEAGAGIREHTELDDILPELDVLYVTRIQAERFPDESEYREVAGQYQIDGDTLAAAKDDLTVMHPLPRVDEIAHDVDETTHAQYFQQAHNGVPVRMALLDLMLGGDQ
- a CDS encoding FG-GAP repeat domain-containing protein; the protein is MYPKGWDMNLHHERIEASPPASTMSFCLTTDLTGNGRPDVIVGALGDTHEVQFPLVDKSVDLLSVFGMGPLARWLQTNVFWYENPGWERHDVASAPELSVGGSLGDITGNGRPDMVAGQNIHQHKLWWFEIPDNPRKQWTRRLITDDFEKYHDTAVADVDGDGQNEVVGLSQESKTVFYYDIPADPTREPWPVANRHVVAEDLDVEGVAVEDIDGDGAVEIVAGPNVFHRTADGWDREPIAEDWQCTRVAIKDVDGDGDLEIILVEGDEPYLDDRPARLGVFDPPEWDLTLLHDDLSNPHSLDVADFDGNGNPDIFVAEMGLEDGHEPRQLVFHNDGAGNFEQKELNTGIPTHEAKVVDLDGDGVPDIVGKAYTEPRVDVWQSNP